CGGCCGTGCCCACCTGGGTCCAGCGCCCGGATCAGGTTCTGGGACAGGTCCAGGGAgcgcagctgctgcaggggccgCAGGTTCTGCACCCTGCGGATGCGGTTCCCAGCCAGGGACAGGAACCTGCGGGGCACAGGGacgggggggggtgggggggggggtcgtgCCCGGCTGCCGGGTTCCGGCCGCGCCTCggagccccccggtgcccccccaccACCGCGGGGGCCGCACGTACCGCAGGTTGGGGAAGCAGTCCAGGTTCTCGATCGTCTCGATTCggttctggggaaaaaaaaataaaattaaaattaaaaaaaaaaaacagcaccgtGCAAACAGCGCCGTGCACCGGGGCCCAGctggggggggcccggcccggtTCCCCCCGGTGCCTCACCCGCTGCAGGCCCAGGCTGTGAACCCCCTGCAGGCCGCTCAGCTCGGCCCCGGGGcgggcccggccctgcccggacATGgcggggggaccgggggggacaccggggggaaccgggggggggcaccgggggcagcggggggcggcggggccggggccgggccgggcagcggggggcggggccgggcgcagCGTGCCCGTTGCTAGGAGACGGCCGGGCCGGAAGGGGCGGGGCCTCAGCGGCCCAGCAGGCTCCGCGCGCCCGtggccaagatggcggcgctcAGCGGAGGGGCCCCGTGGAGGACGGGTGAGAgccgggaccggcaccgggacagggacagggacgggaTCGGGAACGGGACACGGGCATGGGGctggagccggggctggggccggggcgaGCACGGGGTGAGCGCCGGGACCGGGACATGGGCATGGGCATGGGGACGcaaccgggaccgggaccgggacgcGGGGTCGGGGTGAGCACCGGGGGACCGGGGACCGGGACGGGGACAAGCACGGGGTGAGCGGCGGGGATgggggcaccgggaccgggaccaggGAGGGCCAcggggtgggcaggggcaggggggaggCCCGGTGGGGGGGGGCCGGTcccgtcccggtgccggtgccggtcccggtcCGGTGCCGTCCCCGAGCGCTGCCGGCCGCCCCCAGGCTGGCTGCCCGCCCTGCGGCTCGCCCGGTGCAGCTCCAAGGCGGTGACGCGGCACTGGAAGGCCATGCACCTGCAGCGCCAGAAGCTGATGGCCGTCACTGAGTACCTCCCgccgcgcccccccggccccgagcGCTGCCTGCGGCCCCCGCAACAGCCACGGCAGGAGGTaacggggggggcaccgggggcacCGGGCAGCTGTGCAGCGACCGCCCCGTGAGTGGGCCCTGGGGcgggcacagccctgctgggggtTGGGCCCGGTGCCATAGCGGtgcccccccggtgtccccctgGTGCACGGCAGCCCCTCGCTTCACCGGGTCCGGCTGCAGggtgggggcagcccccagcccccagcccccgtgCCCATCCCCGTGCTCCCCGCAGGATAACGGCTACGCCCGGCTGCTGCGGCGGCAGGTGGAGGAGGTGTTCCGGGACAGCCGCATGGTCGCGGTGTGCCAGTACAACGCCATGCCCGGGGAGGACGTGGTGCTGCTGAGGCACTACCTGCGGAAACACAACATCGAGGTCAAGTTCGTCCTGAAcgaggtggggctgggggcggagGCGGGGGGGgtgcccccggtgccccccccgtgcTGTGTCCTGAGGGCTGCCTCCCGCAGATCGTGCGCCCCGTGCTGTCCCAGTCCCGCTACAGGAACCTCCTCCCGCTCTTCGTGGGGCGCAACATCCTGCTGGTGAGCCCCGAAACGAAGGCGAAGGAGATGCTGCGGGTGCTGAAGGGAGTGCCGCAGGTCAACCTGCTGGGTGAgagcccccccctgcccccacctccctcctccagcaccGAGCTCGGGGCTCCTGcccgctgctggggctggggacagggggttCCTCCGCTACGGGGGTCCTCTGGGACAGCTTTGGGTggtgcagggaggggaaggatgcagggagctgctgctgtggggcggAGGAGCGGGGAGCGCTGCCTGCAGCGGGGCAGCTGTCCCCCATCCCCTGGTATCCCAACAAGAGTCCTGGGGGGCTTCAGCGCACGGCCCTGCGGCACTCGCAGCCTCTCCTcgcagccccctgctcgtccCCAGCCGTGCCTCCCCCTCTCTTCCAGGCGCCTGCATCGACGACACGATCCTGAGCAGGCAGGGGGTGGAGAACTTCGCCAAGCTGCCCCCGCTGGAGGCCTCGCAGGGGCAGACGCTGGGTGCTCTGGCGCTGCTGCCCTCGCAGatgtgctccctgctgcagcgcGGGGCCGCGCACCTCACGGCGCTGCTGGACCGGCACATCCAGCAGCTGCGGGAAGGGGCCGGCCAGGGGGAGACCCCAACGGGGCCAGATTCCCCCCAGAGCCCCGGGACACCATGAGCTCAGCCCCTGTTTGGCCCCGTGCGCTGGCTGAGGGTCGGCTCCTCGCTCACGAGCCAGGGGTTGGAGTTTTGCTGCGTGCTGGCAGCtggcggggggctgggggcagtgtGGGTCTGCAGCCCCCGCCTCGTCCCTTCCCTCAGCTCCCCCTGCCCGCACCAGCGGCACCGGAGCTGCCCCGGCTGCGTgtgggaggggggcagggggggcgctggggcgggtgggaggaggcagagccggggctgtgcccccctggAGGCCCCCCGGGGGTGGAGGCGTGCGGAGGGGAGCtcggtgctgctggagctgtgtcTGGGGGGCTGCTGCCATTAAACTGAGCCCCTGGGGGCTGCGATCCCTGAGCCTGGCTCGTCTCTGGGGGGGGCGGGTGGGGGGCTCCTGCCCCGTATGGactcctcgggggggggctgAGCCGGGCCCTGCTCCGTGGCTCTCCTGGAGCAGCTcagcggggcggggggctgggagggagcccCAAAGCCCCATAGGGGTGCtcctggggccgggggggtgcggggcgggggggtcgcGACCGTGGCTCGGCCGTTCCCGAGCCCCCTTCCCCGGGGTGAGGatggggggggctcagggtggGCGCCCCGGGGCAGCTCCGGCTCCCGGCGCACGAAGCCTCCGGGgcaggggagcggggccggggctgaggcCGGGGGTGcgcggggggggtcccggggcgcCGCAGGCTCCGGTCCTCCACGGTGCAGGGGGCAGAGCCGAGCGGCTCCGGCCCGGCGCCTCCGCCCCCTTCCGTGTTCCGCTTCCTGCAGCCGCCGGGCAGGATGCGACCGGCTCCGCGCCCGCCGCCCGCACAGGTGAGCCcgggggcaccgggaccgggaccgggccgggggcggcggggaccccCCGGGGCCGCTCCCTCGGGGCGcggcggggacccccccggccccggcccctccgcTCCGGGGCGGATTCGCGGTCGCTGCCGCCCGGTGCCGCCGGGGCTCCCGCACCGGGACCGGGGTCCCCGGTAGCgctggaggtggggggggggggggggcgcggagcgGGAGctccccccccggggctccgtgcgggcggggggggcccggcccggccgggggctgcgagagcggccggggggggggctcggcgcTGCCGGGGGCGCATggggccggccccgctccccccgccccggggGGCGctgccgggaccgggaccgggaccggggctGGGGTCGGGGCCAGGACCGGGGCcgttcctccccccccccgccgtggCACCGCCCCGTGGGGAGGGCGCGGGGCCGGACTCTGGACCCGGCGGCAGAGGCGAGATaaggcggggccggggccgccgcccTGCGCCCGGGGAAATAGAGGcacggggggggccggggggctgcgcTCTGCTCCCCACCCCCCGCCGCTCCCTCACCGGGCGCCCCCTCCTCGCAGCCGGTCCCCCTGCCCGGGCCGTGAGGGCCCAGCTGGGACCGCCAGCCCCCCGGTACGGaccgggggtggggggctcggtgcggcccccccccggccatgGGCAGCCACGAGAAGGACCCCGCGTCCCCCCGGAGGGCCCCGTCGCGCTCCAACAGCACCGTGTCCTCCAAGCACAGCAGCGTGCAGCaggtggggggctgcgggcggggggCTCCGTGGGGCCTCGGGGGATAAAGAGAggccccgggacccccgggggACCCCCGTGGTGacgccccctccccgcagggCTCGGAGAgctgggaggtggtggaggagccgcggggccggggcagccccagcagggagccCCCACGGCAGGAGGGATTCCTGCTGAAGAAGAGGAAATGGCCCCTCAAGGGCTGGCACAAGGTAGGGGGGCGCGGGCAGAGcgtgcccagccctggggggaTTTCGGCCCCtggaggagggggctgcagggatcgCCCCCTGTCCCTCTGGCGATCGCCCCGCTCTGTCCCCAGAGGTATTTTGTGCTGGAAAACGGCATCCTGACCTATGCCACCACGCGCCAGGACGTGAGTATGGGCCTGGGCGGGGTGCCCGCCACCCCCCCGCGGGCACAGGGTGGGAGAGACCCCGGCTCCCCTCCCAGAAAGGGAAACTTCCCCCTGACGGCGGtcccgggacccccccaggtcCTGAAGGGGAAGCTGCACGGCGCCATCGACGTCCGTCAGTCCGTCATGTCCGTCAACAAGAAGGCTCAGCGCGTTGACCTGGACACGGAGGACAACATTTACCACCTCAAGGTCTGCGGGTGCCCGGCGGCTGCTGGAGGGGGCTGGGGTgtcacatccccccccccccccccaaccggCCCCTGTCCTGCAGATCAAGTCCCCGGAGCTGTTTGCCAGCTGGGtgagcagcctctgctcccacCACCAGGGCGAGAGGCCGGACCCCCTCGCCTGCCCCAGCGGGGGTCCCGCCGGGACGACCCCCACCGCTGCACAGGTCGGTGGCACCTTGGGGTGGTGGCGCAGGGCCGTGTCCCTGAGCAGGGCGCTGAGGGcgtccctctgtccccagggcCCGTGGACACGGATCCTGCCCTCGGGCAGCGCCCCCGCCCTGTCCGCCCTTGCCAGCTCCCGGGACAAGGTGGACGCGTGGCTGAAGGACAGCGAGGGGCTGGAGCGCTGCTCGGCCGGTgaggggggctccggggggggggcacggggacacggggcGCCCGTCCCCATCCCTGACCCGGCTTCTGTGCGCCCTGCCCAGAGCTGTCGGCGTGCCAGGAGCAGCTGCGGGAGCTGACGGGGATGCTGCAGAGCCTGGAGTCCCTGCACCGCATCCCCTCCGCGCCCCTCATCTCCAGCGGCCAGGTGAGCGCCAGGGTTTGCGGCCGAGCCTCGCGGCCCCCTCGCCCCGCGCTCACCACCcgcccctgcccccagccctcagcCGCCGCCGAGAGGcccaagaagggcaggaggagcaccAGGATCTGGTGCACCCAGAGCTTCGCCAAGGACGACTCCATCGGCAGGGTGAGGCGGGCGCGGGCGTCCTGCCCGCCCTGGGGTCCGGCCTGGAGCCGGGACCCCCGCTGAGCCCGTGCCCCCCGCAGGTGGGCCGCCTGCACGGCTCCGTCCCCAACCTCTCGCGCTACCTGGAGCCgggccagctgcccttcagcctcCCCCCCGAGTACAGCCAGCTGCAGCGGAGCTTCTGGCTGCTGGCCCAGAAAGGTGGGACCGGGGAGGGGGCACCAAGCGGGGTgtgggggtgccggggggggggagctgtgCTGTAACCCCCCGCCCTGCCCCTGTCCCCGCAGTGCACGGCTCGCTCAGCAGCGTGGTGGCGGCGCTGACGGCCGAGAGGGCTCGCCTGGAGGAGATGCGGCAGGCGCTGGACCGGCGGCGCTCGGCCCCCCGCCCGGGCAGTGCTGGCCCCACTGGGGTGAGGGGCGCGGGCTgaggggggtgccgggggggacccatgggtgccgTGACTTGGCGGGGCCTCGGCACCGCACCGGGGGTCTCTTGGTGGTGGGGTGATCCCATGACCCCCTTGTGGCTCGGGTagggggagatgggggggtcccggccttggccccggcccctgccccagctgagCCCCCCCGCAGGCCGCCCTGCCCAGCCTGGAGGTGCGGGATGGGCTGCGCCGCTTCCACTCCCTGTCCGTCTCCTCCGACACCACCCTGGACTCCTTCGCCTCGCTGCACCCCGATGAGGTGAGggggccagggctggggctggggggctccagGGATCCGGGGTGGGTGCTGAGCcgctgcctgcccccccccagcccgacGCGCTGCCCGCCAAGGGCCGGGAGCAGCAGCGCTCGCAGCGCAGCATCGCCTCGCTGGCCGACTCGCACACCGAGTTCTTTGACGCCTGCGAGGTTTTCCTCTCCGCCAGTTCCTCCGAGAAtgaggtgtgtggggggggggcttcaGGCGGGCTGGGTCAggcgggggggggctctgcagccccgCTCAGTGCCCCCCCAGCTGTGGTGTTCTGTCGGTTCACCTCTTTGttctctctcccctgtcccaacCCATTAGCCAGCCCAGTAGCGGTCCCCTATagcccccatgccccccccatgtcccctgcagcccctgcagggtGCTCTGGGGCTCCACAGTCCCTGAACCCATCGGTGGGGGCCAGGTGCTGCCGGTGCCCCCCActgctcctttcccccccccagtcctgtggtcccccccccgtcctgtCCCCACGTTGTGTCCCAGACACCCCGGTCCCATCCCGATCTCCCCTGGGGGTGCCACCCCCCggcgcagccccctgcccccgtAGCCCACCCGACAGCCGCTGTGCCCATCCCCAGGCCTCGGATGATGAGTCCTGCATCAGCGAGGCCACCAACAGCATCTGCGAGGACCCGGCCGAGCCGGGGGGGCCCGGGCACCCCCAGACAGGTAGAGGGGCTTCCGCGGAGGGGCGACGGGTCTGGGGTGCCCCTGTGGGGGCACCCGACCCACGTCCCCGCTGCCCCTGCAGGAGCGGACGGCCCGGGGGGGGTGGTGGAGCTGCCCCCCCTGGATCTGCCAGGGCCGGGCCCGCAGCGCCGCAGCTGCCTGCCCGCGCCCCCCGCGCCGCCGGGGGAcgtgagcctgtgggggctgct
This portion of the Anas platyrhynchos isolate ZD024472 breed Pekin duck chromosome 28, IASCAAS_PekinDuck_T2T, whole genome shotgun sequence genome encodes:
- the MRPL10 gene encoding large ribosomal subunit protein uL10m: MAALSGGAPWRTGWLPALRLARCSSKAVTRHWKAMHLQRQKLMAVTEYLPPRPPGPERCLRPPQQPRQEDNGYARLLRRQVEEVFRDSRMVAVCQYNAMPGEDVVLLRHYLRKHNIEVKFVLNEIVRPVLSQSRYRNLLPLFVGRNILLVSPETKAKEMLRVLKGVPQVNLLGACIDDTILSRQGVENFAKLPPLEASQGQTLGALALLPSQMCSLLQRGAAHLTALLDRHIQQLREGAGQGETPTGPDSPQSPGTP
- the OSBPL7 gene encoding oxysterol-binding protein-related protein 7, which codes for MGSHEKDPASPRRAPSRSNSTVSSKHSSVQQGSESWEVVEEPRGRGSPSREPPRQEGFLLKKRKWPLKGWHKRYFVLENGILTYATTRQDVLKGKLHGAIDVRQSVMSVNKKAQRVDLDTEDNIYHLKIKSPELFASWVSSLCSHHQGERPDPLACPSGGPAGTTPTAAQGPWTRILPSGSAPALSALASSRDKVDAWLKDSEGLERCSAELSACQEQLRELTGMLQSLESLHRIPSAPLISSGQPSAAAERPKKGRRSTRIWCTQSFAKDDSIGRVGRLHGSVPNLSRYLEPGQLPFSLPPEYSQLQRSFWLLAQKVHGSLSSVVAALTAERARLEEMRQALDRRRSAPRPGSAGPTGAALPSLEVRDGLRRFHSLSVSSDTTLDSFASLHPDEPDALPAKGREQQRSQRSIASLADSHTEFFDACEVFLSASSSENEASDDESCISEATNSICEDPAEPGGPGHPQTGADGPGGVVELPPLDLPGPGPQRRSCLPAPPAPPGDVSLWGLLRSSVGKDLSRVALPVQLNEPLNTLQRLCEELEYSALLDRAARARDPRQRLVLVAAFAVSAYASTFYRAGSKPFNPVLGETYECVRPDRGFRFISEQVCHHPPISACHAESDNFVFWQDMRWKNKFWGKSLEIVPMGTVNVRLPRSGDHFEWNKVTTCIHNVLSGPRWIEHYGEVLIRNTRDASFHCKLTFCKARYWGAGANEVQGAVLSRSGTVVERLAGKWHEGLYRGPPPGHCVWRANPMPHDHERNYGFTQFALELNELTPELRRLLPSTDTRLRPDQRYLEEGNVPAAETQKRQIEQLQRDRRRVMEENNITHQARFFRRLTDANGKESWVTNNTYWKLRLDPGFAHLDSAVLW